The proteins below are encoded in one region of Polynucleobacter sp. AP-Elch-400A-B2:
- a CDS encoding U32 family peptidase has product MTKIPELLAPAGSLSMLRTAFDFGADAIYAGQPRYSLRVRNNDFGKMETLKEGIDTAHALGKKFYLVSNLLPHGGKTRTYIKDMDPVVALKPDAMIMSDPGLIMMAREAWPDMPIHLSVQANTVNGASAKFWRSVGISRVILSRELSFDEIEEVRQDCPEMELEVFVHGALCIAYSGRCLLSGYMSHRDSNQGACTNACRWDYKVKPGQQNTSGDVVLLQEARRPDDLMPMEEDEHGTYIMNSKDLRAIEHIERLTKMGVDSFKIEGRTKSPYYVSRTCQSYRTAIDDAVAGRPMNMSLIGNLEGLANRGYTDGFYERHHDKEYQLYMRGHSLSGRSLYVGETLEIDEASGRVKVDVKNRFSIGDKLEIIEPEGNQDMALDAMWNLKNEPIDVAPGSGHFVWIKLPLKSQHAFIARYTQEPAPVEASSCSNC; this is encoded by the coding sequence ATGACCAAGATTCCAGAACTTCTCGCCCCTGCCGGCAGCCTTTCCATGCTGCGTACTGCCTTTGACTTTGGTGCCGATGCTATTTATGCCGGACAGCCACGTTATTCCCTGCGAGTACGTAATAACGACTTCGGAAAAATGGAGACGCTCAAAGAAGGTATTGATACTGCCCATGCTTTGGGTAAGAAGTTTTACCTTGTGTCCAATCTACTGCCCCATGGTGGTAAGACACGTACTTATATTAAAGATATGGATCCTGTGGTTGCCTTAAAGCCTGATGCCATGATCATGTCAGATCCCGGCCTCATCATGATGGCCAGAGAAGCATGGCCAGATATGCCGATTCATTTATCGGTGCAAGCCAATACGGTCAATGGCGCTTCTGCAAAATTCTGGCGCTCTGTAGGCATCAGTCGAGTGATTTTGTCGCGCGAGCTTTCTTTTGATGAGATTGAAGAAGTTCGTCAAGACTGCCCAGAAATGGAATTAGAAGTATTCGTACATGGCGCTTTGTGTATTGCCTACTCCGGTCGCTGCCTACTATCTGGCTACATGTCCCATCGTGACTCTAACCAAGGCGCCTGTACTAATGCCTGTCGTTGGGATTACAAGGTCAAGCCTGGCCAACAAAATACTAGCGGTGATGTAGTTCTTCTGCAGGAAGCGCGACGTCCAGATGATTTAATGCCTATGGAAGAAGATGAGCATGGTACTTACATCATGAACTCCAAGGATTTACGTGCCATTGAGCATATTGAACGCTTAACCAAGATGGGTGTGGATTCATTCAAGATTGAAGGTCGCACTAAGTCGCCCTATTATGTTTCTCGCACCTGCCAATCCTATCGCACTGCGATTGATGATGCGGTAGCGGGTCGTCCCATGAATATGTCCCTGATTGGCAATCTAGAAGGTCTTGCAAATCGTGGCTATACCGACGGCTTCTATGAGCGTCACCACGATAAAGAATATCAACTCTATATGCGCGGCCACTCCCTCTCGGGTAGAAGTCTGTATGTTGGCGAGACCTTAGAGATTGATGAGGCCTCAGGTCGCGTCAAGGTAGATGTAAAGAATCGTTTCTCGATTGGCGATAAGTTAGAAATCATTGAACCCGAGGGCAATCAAGATATGGCATTGGATGCCATGTGGAATCTCAAAAATGAGCCAATTGATGTTGCTCCTGGCTCAGGTCACTTTGTGTGGATTAAATTGCCGCTCAAGAGTCAGCATGCATTTATCGCGCGCTACACCCAAGAACCAGCGCCAGTTGAGGCTAGCTCTTGCAGCAACTGCTAA
- a CDS encoding fumarylacetoacetate hydrolase family protein, translating to MRLFSYRDSSGQDGVGALLTGSSNTFINLSATDPLIPNSLQAIIESPEALNRAAAALQNSKAIKGEIDAITFRSPIEKPGKIICMGLNYADHAKEGGNARPEYPSFFMRGPSSLTAHLSPIIRPRVSDKLDYEAELAFVVGKKARHLTLDNALECVAGYSIFNDGSLRDYQRKTTQWTIGKNFDQTGAFGPWLVTPDELPLGCDGLRIQSRLNGQVMQNANTKDFLWNVAETIALITECMTLEPGDLVITGTPAGVGYARTPPVFMKPGDICEIEIESIGILRNSIADE from the coding sequence ATGAGACTATTTAGCTATCGAGATTCAAGTGGCCAGGACGGCGTGGGCGCTCTCTTAACAGGGAGTTCAAATACATTCATTAATCTATCTGCCACAGATCCTTTGATACCCAATAGCTTGCAAGCAATTATTGAATCGCCAGAAGCTTTAAATCGTGCTGCAGCAGCGCTCCAAAATTCCAAGGCAATTAAAGGAGAGATAGACGCCATCACTTTTAGATCCCCAATAGAGAAGCCTGGAAAAATTATCTGCATGGGTCTGAACTATGCTGATCATGCAAAAGAGGGTGGTAATGCCAGACCTGAATACCCCAGTTTTTTTATGCGTGGCCCCAGCTCATTAACAGCCCACTTGAGCCCCATCATTCGTCCTCGGGTTTCTGATAAGTTAGATTACGAAGCGGAGCTCGCCTTTGTAGTTGGTAAAAAGGCGCGCCATCTGACATTGGATAATGCTTTGGAGTGTGTTGCGGGATACAGCATTTTTAATGATGGCAGTCTTCGAGATTACCAACGCAAAACGACTCAATGGACTATTGGTAAAAACTTTGATCAAACTGGTGCTTTTGGGCCATGGCTAGTGACACCAGACGAGCTCCCCCTTGGCTGCGATGGCTTGAGAATTCAGTCGCGCTTAAATGGTCAAGTGATGCAAAACGCCAATACCAAAGACTTTTTATGGAACGTGGCAGAGACCATTGCGCTGATAACCGAGTGCATGACGCTGGAGCCGGGTGATCTGGTCATTACCGGCACCCCCGCTGGCGTTGGCTATGCAAGGACACCCCCTGTTTTTATGAAACCAGGGGATATTTGTGAAATTGAAATTGAATCCATTGGAATACTGCGCAACTCTATAGCGGATGAGTAA